A window from Carassius gibelio isolate Cgi1373 ecotype wild population from Czech Republic chromosome B3, carGib1.2-hapl.c, whole genome shotgun sequence encodes these proteins:
- the LOC127952726 gene encoding uncharacterized protein LOC127952726 isoform X1, translated as MADECLHSVQLELEAVGKQIRDLEQRQAKLRERRAALESSRADAHKSGVSIQRAVNGPTTSTPCVSLRRPGAPRTRSSQMSFTATPGHHGPWVHPHRRTRAGSRATTSPPPAFELSIQNRFAPLRETGRDAVIIGDSIVRHVSATLAEGKVHTHCLPGARVLDVSAQIPAILKDGESPRAVVLHAGVNDTTLRQTETLKRDFRSLIETVRSTTPAATIVVSGPLPTYRRGHERFSRLFALNEWLLSWCKEQKLLFVNNWNLFWERPRLFRADGLHPSRIGAELLSDNISRTLRSM; from the coding sequence atggcggatgaatgtctccactctgtgcagctcgagctcgaggccgtggggaagcagattcgcgacctggaacagaggcaggccaagctgagagaacggagagccgcgctggaatcatcccgggctgacgctcacaagtccggggtaagtatacagcgtgctgttaacggtcccaccacgtctactccgtgtgtttctctgcgcaggcccggtgcacccaggacgcgatcttcccagatgtccttcactgcgacgccgggacaccacggaccctgggtgcatccacatcggaggacgcgagccgggtcccgggcgactacttctccccctcctgccttcgagctctccatccagaaccgcttcgctcccctccgcgagacaggacgcgacgctgtgatcatcggagactccatcgtccgacacgtaagtgctacgttagccgaaggtaaagtgcacactcattgtttgcctggtgctcgtgttctcgatgtttctgcgcagatacccgcgatcctgaaggacggcgagagccccagagcggtcgtgcttcacgccggggttaacgacaccacgctgcggcagacggagacgctgaagagggacttcaggagcctgatcgagacggttcgcagcacgacgcccgcggcgacgatcgtcgtgtcaggaccactgcccacgtatcgacgaggacacgaaaggttcagtagactttttgctttaaatgaatggttgttgtcatggtgtaaagaacagaaactgctatttgttaataactggaatcttttctgggagcgtcctagactgtttcgcgctgatggattacaccccagcagaattggagcggagcttctctctgacaacatctccaggacacttcgctccatgtga
- the LOC127952726 gene encoding uncharacterized protein LOC127952726 isoform X2, protein MADECLHSVQLELEAVGKQIRDLEQRQAKLRERRAALESSRADAHKSGVSIQRAVNGPTTSTPCVSLRRPGAPRTRSSQMSFTATPGHHGPWVHPHRRTRAGSRATTSPPPAFELSIQNRFAPLRETGRDAVIIGDSIVRHIPAILKDGESPRAVVLHAGVNDTTLRQTETLKRDFRSLIETVRSTTPAATIVVSGPLPTYRRGHERFSRLFALNEWLLSWCKEQKLLFVNNWNLFWERPRLFRADGLHPSRIGAELLSDNISRTLRSM, encoded by the exons atggcggatgaatgtctccactctgtgcagctcgagctcgaggccgtggggaagcagattcgcgacctggaacagaggcaggccaagctgagagaacggagagccgcgctggaatcatcccgggctgacgctcacaagtccggggtaagtatacagcgtgctgttaacggtcccaccacgtctactccgtgtgtttctctgcgcaggcccggtgcacccaggacgcgatcttcccagatgtccttcactgcgacgccgggacaccacggaccctgggtgcatccacatcggaggacgcgagccgggtcccgggcgactacttctccccctcctgccttcgagctctccatccagaaccgcttcgctcccctccgcgagacaggacgcgacgctgtgatcatcggagactccatcgtccgacac atacccgcgatcctgaaggacggcgagagccccagagcggtcgtgcttcacgccggggttaacgacaccacgctgcggcagacggagacgctgaagagggacttcaggagcctgatcgagacggttcgcagcacgacgcccgcggcgacgatcgtcgtgtcaggaccactgcccacgtatcgacgaggacacgaaaggttcagtagactttttgctttaaatgaatggttgttgtcatggtgtaaagaacagaaactgctatttgttaataactggaatcttttctgggagcgtcctagactgtttcgcgctgatggattacaccccagcagaattggagcggagcttctctctgacaacatctccaggacacttcgctccatgtga
- the LOC127952726 gene encoding uncharacterized protein LOC127952726 isoform X3 has product MADECLHSVQLELEAVGKQIRDLEQRQAKLRERRAALESSRADAHKSGARCTQDAIFPDVLHCDAGTPRTLGASTSEDASRVPGDYFSPSCLRALHPEPLRSPPRDRTRRCDHRRLHRPTHTRDPEGRREPQSGRASRRG; this is encoded by the exons atggcggatgaatgtctccactctgtgcagctcgagctcgaggccgtggggaagcagattcgcgacctggaacagaggcaggccaagctgagagaacggagagccgcgctggaatcatcccgggctgacgctcacaagtccggg gcccggtgcacccaggacgcgatcttcccagatgtccttcactgcgacgccgggacaccacggaccctgggtgcatccacatcggaggacgcgagccgggtcccgggcgactacttctccccctcctgccttcgagctctccatccagaaccgcttcgctcccctccgcgagacaggacgcgacgctgtgatcatcggagactccatcgtccgacac atacccgcgatcctgaaggacggcgagagccccagagcggtcgtgcttcacgccggggttaa